Proteins from one Pyrobaculum neutrophilum V24Sta genomic window:
- a CDS encoding DsbA family protein yields MLFRRPRPRLTPVTRGDAVRRILELASVKVGSGERALVVFFDLRCPFCAKLFRETEEVLLEMAQRGLIIYAMCDYVVHREAEHLHRALRCISEGERLGFIREVFSGKRVETGSCPEGNLRECEKVAEEVGVYGTPTLLFYHLGKDRGYVHFGYMSPSEVMETLSSL; encoded by the coding sequence GTGCTCTTCAGAAGGCCTAGGCCCCGTCTGACGCCTGTAACGAGGGGCGACGCCGTAAGGAGGATACTTGAGCTGGCGTCTGTGAAGGTGGGAAGCGGCGAAAGGGCGCTAGTTGTGTTCTTCGACCTGAGGTGCCCCTTCTGCGCCAAGCTCTTTAGAGAGACAGAAGAGGTGTTGCTGGAGATGGCGCAGAGGGGGTTAATCATATACGCCATGTGCGACTACGTTGTACATAGGGAGGCTGAGCATCTACACAGGGCTCTCAGGTGCATCTCGGAGGGGGAGAGGCTCGGCTTTATCAGGGAGGTCTTCTCGGGAAAGAGGGTGGAGACGGGCAGTTGCCCTGAGGGGAATTTGAGGGAGTGCGAAAAGGTGGCTGAGGAGGTTGGCGTATACGGCACCCCCACCCTCCTCTTCTACCACCTGGGGAAAGACAGAGGCTATGTGCACTTCGGCTATATGTCCCCCAGCGAGGTTATGGAGACTCTCTCTTCCCTATGA
- a CDS encoding 50S ribosomal protein L14, whose protein sequence is MAKRGGKRTVGVPYRFHVTPGIFMNSLVPVADNSGAKLVRVIGVVGHYSKTVHRRIPGAGVGDMVVVVVREGKPELRKQVFRAIVVRQRKPFRRPDGTWVAFEDNAVVIVTPEGDPKGSEIHGPVAMEATLRWPTIANLASIVV, encoded by the coding sequence ATGGCAAAACGCGGCGGCAAGAGGACGGTGGGCGTGCCCTATAGGTTCCACGTTACGCCAGGCATATTCATGAACAGCCTCGTCCCCGTGGCCGACAACTCTGGGGCGAAGCTCGTACGCGTAATAGGCGTAGTTGGGCACTACTCCAAGACGGTGCACAGGAGGATTCCCGGCGCCGGCGTCGGCGATATGGTCGTAGTGGTCGTGAGGGAGGGGAAGCCTGAGCTGAGGAAACAAGTGTTTAGAGCCATCGTCGTGAGGCAGAGGAAGCCATTTAGGAGGCCGGACGGAACGTGGGTTGCCTTTGAGGACAACGCTGTGGTTATAGTGACGCCCGAGGGCGACCCCAAGGGCTCTGAGATACACGGCCCCGTGGCCATGGAGGCAACCCTTCGCTGGCCGACCATAGCAAACCTAGCCTCAATCGTTGTTTAA
- the ahcY gene encoding adenosylhomocysteinase, with translation MESRVKDLSLAEKGREQLYWAERNMPVLLEIRRRFEREKPLAGQTVAACLHVTKETGVLVRTLAAGGARVVVIPSNPLSTQDEVAAALAQEGIHVYAWRGMSERDYYNAIGFALSFQPTVTLDDGADLTSTIHKLRHGIRDKTLDYVMETAGSVDAEKLVAGLRGGTEETTTGVLRLRALKSAGKLLYPIIAVNESYTKYLFDNRYGTGQSTWDGVLRATNLLIAGKNVVVAGYGWVGRGIAMRARGLGARRVIVVEVDPVRALEAVFDGFEVMPMDEAAKVGDIFITATGNIRAINLGHIFKMKDGAVLANAGHFNVEIDVAGLERVAVAKRQIRQYLEEYTLPNGRRVYLIGEGRLVNLVAAEGHPSEVMDLSFANQALAAEYVVKNKLAIDVYKLPDELDREVARLKLKTMGIEIEELTEEQRQYLTSWELGT, from the coding sequence ATGGAGTCCCGGGTTAAGGACCTCTCTCTTGCGGAGAAGGGGAGGGAGCAACTGTACTGGGCCGAGAGAAATATGCCGGTTCTGCTGGAGATCAGAAGGCGTTTCGAGCGGGAGAAGCCTCTCGCAGGCCAGACTGTGGCTGCCTGTCTACATGTGACAAAGGAAACAGGGGTCCTTGTGCGTACCTTGGCGGCCGGCGGGGCTCGGGTGGTGGTTATACCGTCTAACCCACTCTCTACCCAAGACGAGGTGGCGGCGGCGCTGGCGCAGGAGGGGATACACGTCTATGCGTGGCGCGGCATGTCTGAGCGGGATTACTACAACGCCATAGGCTTCGCCCTCTCCTTCCAGCCAACGGTCACTCTCGACGACGGAGCCGACTTGACCTCCACCATTCACAAGCTTAGACATGGGATTCGGGACAAGACGCTGGACTACGTAATGGAGACCGCAGGGTCAGTAGACGCCGAGAAGCTCGTGGCTGGCCTCCGCGGAGGCACCGAGGAGACCACCACAGGCGTGCTGAGGCTCCGCGCGCTGAAAAGCGCCGGAAAGCTACTTTACCCAATCATAGCCGTCAACGAGTCCTACACGAAGTACCTCTTCGACAACAGATATGGGACGGGCCAGTCCACCTGGGACGGCGTGTTAAGGGCGACGAACCTCCTCATAGCTGGTAAAAACGTCGTTGTGGCGGGATACGGCTGGGTGGGCAGAGGCATCGCGATGAGGGCTAGAGGCCTAGGCGCGAGGAGGGTGATTGTGGTGGAGGTGGATCCCGTGAGAGCTCTAGAGGCCGTCTTCGACGGGTTCGAAGTCATGCCCATGGACGAGGCGGCCAAGGTGGGGGACATATTCATAACCGCCACTGGCAACATAAGGGCGATAAACCTGGGCCACATCTTCAAGATGAAGGACGGGGCTGTTCTCGCAAACGCCGGCCACTTCAACGTGGAGATCGACGTGGCGGGGCTGGAGCGCGTAGCCGTCGCCAAAAGGCAGATAAGGCAGTACCTTGAGGAGTACACTCTGCCGAACGGCAGACGGGTCTACCTCATCGGGGAGGGCAGGCTCGTGAACCTGGTGGCGGCGGAGGGCCACCCCTCCGAAGTGATGGACCTCTCCTTTGCGAACCAAGCCCTGGCGGCGGAATACGTCGTGAAGAACAAACTCGCCATAGACGTCTACAAGCTCCCCGACGAGCTAGACCGCGAGGTGGCACGGCTGAAGCTCAAGACCATGGGCATAGAGATCGAGGAGCTCACAGAAGAGCAGAGGCAGTACCTCACCTCCTGGGAGCTGGGCACGTAG
- a CDS encoding KaiC domain-containing protein, protein MIPRVRTYVQGLDEILYGGVPERSVVLLSGGPGTGKSILGRQFLYNGLRRGETGVFVALEEHPVAVRRSFRHFGWDISQYEREGKFAIVDAFTGGVGSAAQRERYLVKQVDDVYELSDVLRQAIRDIGARRVVVDSVSTLYLTKPAVARATIMTLKRVIAGLGCTAFFVSQVSVGERGFGGPGVEHAVDGIIRLDLDEIDGKLHRSIIVWKMRDTKHSMLRHPMEIKDSGIEVMWDRYLKIVGSTVKIEPISKEEVEAMRKAVEEVEKQPAQRKVEIEVED, encoded by the coding sequence GTGATCCCCAGGGTTCGGACTTATGTGCAAGGGCTTGACGAGATCTTATATGGCGGCGTGCCCGAAAGGAGCGTCGTGCTCCTCAGCGGAGGGCCTGGGACAGGCAAATCAATACTGGGGAGGCAGTTCCTTTACAATGGTCTAAGGAGAGGGGAAACGGGCGTTTTCGTGGCGCTTGAGGAACACCCGGTGGCGGTCCGCCGAAGCTTCCGCCACTTCGGATGGGACATATCCCAGTACGAGCGGGAGGGGAAATTCGCCATTGTGGACGCCTTCACCGGAGGTGTCGGAAGCGCAGCCCAGAGGGAGAGATATCTCGTGAAACAGGTAGACGATGTCTACGAGCTAAGCGATGTGTTGAGACAGGCAATTAGGGATATAGGCGCCCGCCGTGTGGTAGTTGACTCAGTGTCTACCCTTTATCTGACGAAGCCGGCAGTCGCCAGAGCCACCATCATGACGCTGAAGAGGGTCATAGCGGGGCTGGGATGTACGGCCTTCTTCGTATCTCAAGTGTCGGTGGGGGAGCGGGGCTTCGGGGGCCCTGGCGTAGAACATGCGGTAGACGGCATAATCCGCCTCGACTTAGACGAAATAGACGGCAAGCTACATAGGTCCATCATCGTGTGGAAAATGCGAGATACAAAACACTCGATGCTACGCCACCCCATGGAGATAAAAGACAGCGGAATAGAGGTGATGTGGGATAGATATCTAAAGATCGTAGGAAGTACCGTTAAAATAGAGCCGATCTCTAAGGAGGAGGTAGAGGCTATGCGAAAGGCTGTGGAAGAGGTCGAAAAACAGCCGGCTCAGAGAAAAGTTGAGATAGAGGTGGAGGACTAG
- a CDS encoding DUF362 domain-containing protein yields MVEAYPADADLPIPKRDALVVLAVHSYIPSQSNPRAELVEMLLRSLQGRDVSITFSMPKSYFEKAVKIMGLEKLAASYGAKIIQPQQHATYRLELETPRGGKIAVKAIGAAFDESLLKIVVSIPVSHPQTILYLTMPAAALQILDPKDAQGLYEGFRALYKYIAEIYRLEKNTFCIADGKFVIEGDGPIKGFQRYWGIAVVGENCAEVDYATAQALGVSPEDLGYLYFYYGGVWPKLKLPQLLEKNKIQVKLTSNVGILLSWKRG; encoded by the coding sequence GTGGTTGAGGCATATCCGGCAGACGCCGATTTGCCTATCCCAAAAAGAGATGCGTTGGTTGTCCTGGCCGTGCACAGCTACATACCATCTCAGTCTAACCCCAGGGCGGAGCTCGTGGAGATGTTGCTGAGGAGCCTCCAGGGGAGAGACGTCTCCATCACCTTCTCCATGCCTAAGTCGTACTTCGAGAAGGCGGTCAAGATCATGGGCCTTGAGAAGCTCGCCGCGAGCTACGGCGCCAAGATAATACAGCCCCAGCAACACGCGACATATAGGCTTGAGCTGGAGACCCCCAGAGGGGGTAAGATCGCCGTGAAGGCCATCGGCGCCGCGTTCGACGAATCTCTGCTTAAGATCGTGGTTTCGATACCGGTGAGCCACCCCCAGACGATCCTCTACCTCACAATGCCCGCAGCCGCCCTCCAGATACTGGACCCAAAGGACGCGCAAGGCCTCTACGAGGGCTTTAGAGCGCTGTATAAATACATAGCTGAGATCTATAGGTTGGAGAAAAACACCTTCTGCATCGCCGACGGCAAATTCGTCATCGAAGGCGATGGGCCCATAAAGGGGTTCCAGCGCTACTGGGGAATCGCCGTAGTAGGCGAAAACTGCGCCGAGGTGGACTACGCCACGGCGCAAGCCCTTGGCGTAAGCCCAGAGGACCTGGGCTACCTTTACTTCTACTACGGCGGCGTTTGGCCCAAGCTTAAGCTGCCGCAGTTGTTGGAGAAGAACAAAATCCAGGTAAAACTCACGAGCAACGTGGGGATTCTCTTAAGTTGGAAGAGGGGGTGA
- a CDS encoding phosphohydrolase, giving the protein MIVFGDVHIGSPHAKIQELRRCLKALNTDEVAITGDLFDDQHRLVGYDDAARLIKKAMEILQIKPRRLYISFSSSSHDPQLPGPLVARIDGVEVYADNGNVLIEDVVKAALTHGDAAVKNGFAAYLIDLARRGQVGRWLRKKLALEDGVWLIYGHSHVPYLNAEEKILNPGSWKIYGVRRLRGNVYQLPSPKPLCQPDL; this is encoded by the coding sequence GTGATCGTCTTCGGCGACGTGCACATAGGCTCACCTCACGCCAAGATACAGGAGCTTAGGAGATGCCTGAAGGCGCTCAACACGGACGAAGTAGCGATAACCGGCGACCTCTTCGATGACCAACATAGGCTTGTGGGCTACGACGACGCGGCAAGGCTCATAAAAAAGGCCATGGAAATCCTCCAGATAAAGCCGCGCCGCCTCTACATATCCTTCAGCTCCTCCTCGCACGACCCACAGTTGCCCGGCCCCCTCGTAGCTAGGATAGACGGCGTTGAGGTATACGCCGATAACGGCAACGTTTTGATAGAGGACGTGGTCAAAGCCGCGTTGACCCACGGCGACGCCGCCGTGAAAAACGGCTTTGCCGCGTACCTCATAGACCTCGCCAGGAGAGGCCAGGTGGGCAGGTGGCTGAGGAAGAAGCTGGCGCTGGAGGACGGAGTTTGGCTGATCTACGGCCACAGCCACGTGCCGTATCTAAACGCGGAGGAGAAGATACTGAACCCAGGTAGCTGGAAGATATACGGCGTGAGGAGGCTCAGGGGAAACGTCTACCAACTACCTTCTCCCAAGCCTCTCTGCCAGCCAGACCTCTAG
- a CDS encoding B3/B4 domain-containing protein yields MITILNDVKSLGVFVAYDVVYGVDNMKYTPQLEEAINAAVEETRKTLSLETLREHPVIRAYRDFYWKTLKIDPTKQRPAQEALLRRVLRGEPLPRINPVVDAGNAVSIKYVVPIGIYDIAKIRGETLRLRRSRRGEVFRPIGGQPYELDNQIVLASDGQILHVYPYRDSVETKVDETTRDVLVVIAGVPGVEEERLLEAARHLRALLTLLGGAAAGDIRLA; encoded by the coding sequence ATGATTACTATCCTAAATGATGTAAAAAGCTTAGGAGTTTTCGTAGCTTACGACGTAGTATATGGGGTGGATAATATGAAATATACACCGCAACTTGAGGAGGCGATAAACGCGGCGGTGGAGGAAACGAGAAAGACTCTGTCTTTGGAGACGCTAAGGGAGCACCCCGTAATTAGGGCCTACCGCGACTTCTACTGGAAAACCCTGAAGATAGACCCTACGAAGCAACGGCCTGCGCAAGAGGCCCTCCTCAGGAGGGTGTTGCGGGGGGAGCCTCTGCCGAGGATTAACCCGGTGGTAGACGCGGGGAACGCCGTTTCGATAAAATACGTCGTGCCCATAGGCATCTACGACATAGCGAAGATCCGCGGCGAGACCCTCCGCCTAAGGCGTTCGAGGAGGGGTGAGGTCTTCCGCCCAATTGGGGGCCAGCCGTACGAGCTGGATAACCAAATCGTCCTAGCCTCCGACGGCCAGATACTCCACGTATATCCCTACAGAGATAGCGTGGAGACCAAGGTGGATGAAACAACTAGGGACGTGCTTGTGGTAATCGCTGGGGTCCCCGGCGTCGAGGAGGAGCGGTTGTTGGAAGCCGCGCGCCACCTCCGCGCCCTCCTAACGCTTCTGGGAGGCGCCGCCGCGGGCGACATAAGGCTAGCGTAG
- a CDS encoding helix-turn-helix domain-containing protein: protein MAEIPLKPTGREEIRKLESALLVMSLFDKETLEAIKDPATRVTWVDSLYTAAAALARERAGISTSKIAEELGVTEATIRRHLKGETKAGQLVKKVYDKLSKEGFKVELPTELAEECTKQITELKDKIEKVKKMLTEIQSWL from the coding sequence ATGGCTGAGATCCCGCTAAAGCCGACGGGACGTGAGGAAATTAGAAAGCTGGAGTCTGCGCTATTGGTAATGTCTTTGTTTGACAAAGAAACTCTTGAAGCGATTAAAGACCCAGCCACTAGAGTGACTTGGGTAGACTCGCTTTATACCGCCGCTGCTGCCTTAGCTAGAGAGAGAGCTGGCATTTCTACATCTAAAATAGCTGAAGAGCTTGGAGTCACTGAGGCTACTATAAGACGTCATTTAAAAGGCGAAACCAAGGCCGGCCAATTAGTGAAGAAAGTATACGATAAGTTGTCTAAGGAAGGTTTTAAAGTAGAGTTGCCGACGGAACTGGCTGAGGAGTGTACAAAACAGATAACTGAACTGAAAGATAAAATAGAAAAAGTAAAGAAGATGTTAACGGAGATTCAAAGTTGGCTTTAA
- a CDS encoding cyclic 2,3-diphosphoglycerate synthase gives MRRVAIIGAAGRDFHVFNTVYRGSGEARVVAFLMTQIPIPARRYPPSLSGVPEGVPIYVWRSYEELTRYLRELRVDEAVLAYSDLLYDEVGHIISAVLASGASFRIHGPNETYLHSIRPVFAITATRTGAGKSTVSREVVKDLAGRGYKPVVVRHPMPYRELEVSVAEVFKSERDLERLTFEEREEYEQYVEMGVTVLAGVDYGVVLREAEKVGDVIVWDGGNNDFPFFRPNYMVVVTDARRAGHEVGSFPGEVNLRLADAVVITKVGEAGEEAVRRVVSNVTRVNPRASITKADLEVYLSGDVAGKRALVIEDAPTVTHGGLPYGAGYIAALKYGATVVDPRPYAVGVIKKVYEDYKIGPVLPSLGYTPEQRRDLEATIERADADVVIVATPARIEKAIKIDKPVVRASWRLRVLEGPTVGELVEAFLERLR, from the coding sequence ATGCGTAGGGTTGCAATCATCGGGGCAGCAGGCAGAGACTTCCACGTCTTTAACACGGTCTACCGAGGCTCCGGCGAGGCGAGGGTGGTGGCCTTCCTCATGACGCAGATCCCGATACCGGCGAGGAGGTACCCCCCTTCCCTATCGGGGGTCCCCGAGGGGGTGCCCATATATGTCTGGAGGAGCTACGAGGAGCTCACCAGGTATCTGAGGGAGCTCCGCGTCGACGAGGCGGTTCTAGCGTACAGCGATCTGCTCTACGACGAGGTTGGCCACATAATCTCCGCCGTGTTGGCGAGCGGAGCCTCCTTTAGGATCCATGGGCCAAACGAGACCTATCTACACTCCATAAGGCCCGTCTTCGCGATCACGGCCACTAGGACGGGGGCCGGCAAATCCACCGTTTCCCGGGAGGTGGTCAAGGACTTGGCTGGTAGGGGGTACAAACCCGTTGTGGTTAGACACCCGATGCCGTACCGGGAGCTTGAGGTTAGCGTTGCCGAGGTGTTTAAGAGCGAGAGGGATCTGGAGCGGCTGACCTTTGAGGAGAGGGAGGAGTACGAGCAGTATGTGGAGATGGGCGTGACGGTGCTGGCCGGCGTCGACTACGGCGTGGTGCTTAGGGAAGCCGAGAAGGTGGGTGACGTCATCGTTTGGGACGGCGGCAACAACGACTTCCCCTTCTTTAGGCCCAACTACATGGTCGTGGTTACAGACGCGCGTAGGGCTGGGCACGAGGTGGGATCTTTCCCGGGCGAGGTGAATCTGCGCCTCGCAGATGCTGTCGTAATTACCAAGGTCGGCGAAGCCGGCGAGGAGGCGGTCAGAAGAGTTGTCTCCAACGTGACGCGGGTGAACCCGCGGGCCTCTATCACGAAGGCGGATCTGGAGGTGTACCTCAGCGGCGATGTGGCAGGGAAACGGGCGTTGGTCATAGAGGACGCGCCCACTGTTACACACGGCGGTTTGCCATACGGGGCCGGCTACATCGCGGCGCTGAAATACGGCGCAACCGTCGTCGACCCCAGGCCCTATGCCGTGGGGGTGATAAAGAAGGTGTACGAGGACTACAAGATAGGGCCCGTCTTGCCCAGCCTAGGCTACACCCCTGAGCAGAGGAGGGACCTCGAGGCCACCATCGAGAGGGCCGACGCCGACGTGGTAATTGTGGCGACGCCCGCCAGGATCGAGAAGGCGATTAAGATAGACAAGCCCGTCGTGCGGGCGAGCTGGAGGCTGAGGGTGTTGGAGGGGCCCACCGTGGGTGAGCTCGTAGAGGCGTTCCTCGAGAGGCTACGCTAG